The region CACCTTTCTGATTCCGAGCGCGCACGCGCCCGTCGGACCTCCGCGATTGTCGCCAGCGAAGGTTAACGGACGGTGCCGCCGCGGTGAATAGTACCGGGCCGCCCCGGTCGTTCCACAGCAGGTGGTGATCCGGGCGTTCACCCGCCCTCTACTCTGGTGCCATGGATACGACGCAGCTCGCGCTGCTCGCCCTGCTCGCGGGAGTCATCATCGGCGGTTCCGTCTCGGCGGTGGTGGTGCTCTCGCTCCGTGCACGAGACCGCGCGCGGGCGGAGACCTCGCTCGAGATCCCCGACGGCGTGCGCGAGGTGATGCACGGCATGGATGACGCCGTCGCCGTCAGCGACGCATCCTTCATCGTCCGAGCATCCTCCAGCGCTGCTGCCCCCTTCGGCCTCGGCGAAGGGGCGACGCTGCCGGGCGATCAGCTGCGCGCGCTCGTGCGCACCGCGCGCACTGCAGAGGCGTCGACCACCGAGACCATGCGCCTGCGCCGCGGAGCGCCGCCCGCCGAGCCCCGGCTCGTCTCGGTCCGCGCCACTCGGATCTCGCCCCGACTCATCCTGCTCGTGCTCCGCGACATCACCGAGCGCGAGCGCGTCGAGGAGATGCGTCGCGACTTCGTCGCCAACACCAGCCACGAGCTGAAGACCCCCGTCGGCGCCGTGACGCTCCTCGCCGAGGCCATCGAGTCGGCAGCCGACGATCCGCCGCAGGTGCGGATCTTCGCGAGCCGCCTGACGGCGGAGGCGAACCGCCTGGCACTGCTGACCTCGCGCATCATGAATCTCTCGCGGCTGCAGGCCGCAGACGAGCTCACACAGATGCGCACGCTCTCGGTGGACGAGGTCGTCGCTTCGGCGGTCGACGCCCACCTCATCCAGGCGGAGTCCGCCGGGGTCGAGATGCTGCGCGGCGGCAAGCGCGGGCTGTACGTGCACGGCGACGCGCAGGTGCTGAGCGAGGCGGTCGGCAATCTGATCGCCAACGCGATCGTCTACTCGCCGAGCGGCGAGCGTGTCGGGATCGGCGTGAAGTCCGT is a window of Microbacterium terrae DNA encoding:
- a CDS encoding sensor histidine kinase is translated as MDTTQLALLALLAGVIIGGSVSAVVVLSLRARDRARAETSLEIPDGVREVMHGMDDAVAVSDASFIVRASSSAAAPFGLGEGATLPGDQLRALVRTARTAEASTTETMRLRRGAPPAEPRLVSVRATRISPRLILLVLRDITERERVEEMRRDFVANTSHELKTPVGAVTLLAEAIESAADDPPQVRIFASRLTAEANRLALLTSRIMNLSRLQAADELTQMRTLSVDEVVASAVDAHLIQAESAGVEMLRGGKRGLYVHGDAQVLSEAVGNLIANAIVYSPSGERVGIGVKSVDGIVEIAVTDRGIGISERDQARVFERFYRADPARARRTGGSGLGLSIVKHAVQRHGGEVTLWSRPDRGSTFTIRLPQVAAPADEAPRKKKRRRKRDAPSVAGTTQNGVPS